In Vigna radiata var. radiata cultivar VC1973A unplaced genomic scaffold, Vradiata_ver6 scaffold_233, whole genome shotgun sequence, one genomic interval encodes:
- the LOC106753200 gene encoding ubiquitin-conjugating enzyme E2 27: MIDFARVQKELVECSKDSEGSGIKVSQKSDDLVQLMGIIPGPVDTPYAGGTFQIDITLPEGYPFEPPKMQFKTKVWHPNISSQSGAICLDILKDQWSPALTLKTALLSVQALLSAPQPDDPQDAVVAKQYLEHYQTFVSTARYWTESFAKASTRGIEDKVQKLVEMGFPEAQVRNILEAVGGDENLALEKLL, encoded by the exons ATGATAGACTTTGCGCGCGTGCAGAAGGAGCTGGTGGAATGCAGCAAGGACTCAGAGGGATCGGGCATCAAAGTGAGTCAGAAAAGTGACGATCTTGTTCAGTTAATGGGCATCATTCCGGGTCCTGTTGACACTCCCTACGCTGGAGGCACTTTTCAGATTGATATCACATTGCCAG AGGGATACCCATTTGAACCCCCCAAGATGCAGTTCAAGACCAAAGTTTG GCACCCTAATATCAGCAGCCAAAGTGGTGCTATTTGCCTGGACATCTTGAAAGACCAGTGGAGCCCGGCACTCACTCTGAAGACTGCACTTCTTTCTGTGCAAGCACTTCTCTCTGCCCCTCAGCCCGATGATCCTCAAGATGCTGTGGTAGCGAAACAA TATCTGGAACACTATCAGACATTTGTTAGCACTGCCCGCTACTGGACTGAAAGTTTTGCCAAGGCATCGACACGTGGGATTGAAGACAAG GTACAGAAACTTGTTGAGATGGGATTTCCAGAAGCTCAAGTGAGGAACATTCTGGAAGCTGTTGGTGGTGATGAAAACTTGGCTCTGGAAAAGTTGCTGTAG